CCTTTGTGAGCCGAAGGCTCATGTGGGTTCATCCGAAAATCCCTTCCGGCGGGGTAAGAAAACCCCGCCTATCCAAATCTATGAGGATAGGCGGGACTTTCTTGTCCCGCTGATTTTCATCATCCTTTCCAAAATTGATTAACTCCCTCCTTTATGCTATATTTCTTCATATTTTTCAACTGTTATTTTCCTTCAGCTTTTGCTGACGACTCCGGACGGCTATATTGAGTACAAAAGAACCTAAGATTAATCAGTCTGTAATATATGCTATCCTTCTGACTATTGGAATATTTGTACTGGACATGCTTACTCCGCTTGGGGTAGCGGCGGCGATTCCTTACATTGCTATCATATTGCTTTCATTCAAATTCCCTGAACGAAGACACATAGTAATAGCAGGCGTAATTGTTTCAATATTAACTATCCTCGGTTTCTTTCTTTCGCCGCAGGGGGGCATAAAACTTTCAATAGTTATTGCAAACAGGCTCCTTGCCCTTTTCAGTATATGGTCAGCCGTTATTTTTGTGACCAGACATCGGGATTCTATTAAAGTAATAAATGATTCAAGAGAATCTTTGAGAAAAGAAAAGGAAACTGTCCAGTTATATGCCGACGAGTTAAAAATCTCCAATGCAGAGCTTGAGCAATTTGCTTATGTAGCTTCCCATGACCTGCAGGAGCCTCTTCGTATGGTCGCCAGCTTTACCCAGCTTCTGGCCAAACGCTATAAAGATAAACTTGATGCTGATGCCCATGAGTTTATCTCGTTTGCAGTAGACGGGGCAAACCGTATGCAGAGATTAATCAATGACCTGCTGAACTATTCAAGGATACAGACACGCGGTAACCCTTTTGGAGAAACGGATTTTGAGGAAATTCTGGGACAGACACGAATCAACCTTCAGGTAGCAATAGAAAAAAGCTGTGCATTAATTTCAAACGACTCCCTGCCTGTATTGGCGGCTGATTCAAATCAAATGCTCCGGCTGTTTCAAAACCTGATTGACAATGCGATTAAATTCTCCGGGGACAAACCTCCAAGGATTCACATCTCAGCAGAAAAAAGAGATAATGAGTATCTATTTTCAGTTAAAGATAATGGAATCGGCATAGACCCGCAATTCAAGGAACGGATTTTTGTGATATTCCAGAGGCTTCACAACAAGGAAGAATACCCCGGTACAGGGATAGGTCTGGCTATATGCAAAAGGATTGTTGAACGTCATAAAGGACGTATATGGATTGAGTCTGAGCATGGAAACGGCTC
This region of Nitrospirota bacterium genomic DNA includes:
- a CDS encoding GHKL domain-containing protein is translated as MLTPLGVAAAIPYIAIILLSFKFPERRHIVIAGVIVSILTILGFFLSPQGGIKLSIVIANRLLALFSIWSAVIFVTRHRDSIKVINDSRESLRKEKETVQLYADELKISNAELEQFAYVASHDLQEPLRMVASFTQLLAKRYKDKLDADAHEFISFAVDGANRMQRLINDLLNYSRIQTRGNPFGETDFEEILGQTRINLQVAIEKSCALISNDSLPVLAADSNQMLRLFQNLIDNAIKFSGDKPPRIHISAEKRDNEYLFSVKDNGIGIDPQFKERIFVIFQRLHNKEEYPGTGIGLAICKRIVERHKGRIWIESEHGNGSVFYFTLPIKREESEDGRSHTLAAG